The genomic segment CGGCGTGCTGCCGTTGTGCTTCGGTGAGGCCACCAAGTTCTCGCAATACCTGCTCGATTCCGACAAGGCATATGAAACCTTGGCGCAACTGGGCAAGACCACCACCACGGCCGATGCCGAAGGTGAGGTTTTGCAGGAACGCCCGGTGACCGTTGGTCGCGCCGATGTCGAAGCTGCCTTGCCCGGTTTTCGTGGGCAAATCAGCCAGATACCGCCGATGTACTCGGCCCTCAAGCGTGACGGGCAGCCGCTGTACAAGCTGGCCCGTGCAGGCGAAGTAGTGGAGCGCGAACCGCGTTCTGTTACTATTGCGCGCTTGGAATTGCTGGCCTTTGAGGGTGATACTGCGCGGCTTGAGGTGGATTGCAGCAAAGGCACTTATATCCGCACCCTGGTGGAGGATATTGGTGAGCAACTCGGTTGTGGCGCTTACGTTGCAGAACTGCGACGTACCCAGGCCGGGCCTTTCACGCTGGCGCAGACGGTCACGCTCGAAGAGCTGGAAGCGGTACATGCCGAAGGCGGCAACGAAGCGGTCGACCGCTTCCTGATGCCATCGGACAGCGGCTTGCTGGATTGGCCGCTGTTGCAGTTCTCGGAGCACAGCTCGTTCTACTGGCTTAACGGCCAGCCGGTACGCGCCCCGGATGCACCGAAGTTCGGCATGGTACGGGTACAGGATCACAATGGTCGCTTCATCGGTATTGGTGAAGTGAGCGAAGACGGGCGCATCGCGCCACGTCGACTGATTCGGTCGGAATGACCGAAACCGGTCTGCGTAACAGCAGGCTGGCGAGGGTGGCTGTTAGCAGGCACGGTCACTACTCATTTTTAGATACAGGGATTTGTCCCTGGCCTGTTGAAGCTGTTTCTTTGAAACAGTTTCCTGATAAAAGGATTGCCTCATGGCTCTCGACGTTCAAGAAAAAGCACAAATCGTAGCTGACTACCAGCAAGCTGTTGGTGACACTGGTTCGCCAGAAGTGCAAGTTGCACTGCTGACCCACAACATCAACAAGCTGCAAGGTCACTTCAAGGCCAACGGTAAAGATCACCACTCCCGTCGTGGTCTGATCCGCATGGTAAACCAGCGCCGTAAGCTGCTGGACTACCTGAAAGGTAAAGATCTGGGCCGTTACCAGGCTCTGATCGGTCGCCTGGGTCTGCGTCGCTAATAAGCGATTGCGCTAGAGGTTGGTTGTCTGTCGTGCGTCAGTGGGTTTCCCGCTGGTGCATGGCAGGCTCCCAGCCTCAAGTTTTATCTGGATACACGTTTTACCCTGGACAGGCGTTGGGCCGATTCCCGACATTGCCCAAGAATTTCGCAAGAAGACAAGTTCCCCAAGAGCCACAAAAGAAGGTAGGACACCGTGAACCCGGTAATCAAAAAATTCCAGTTCGGTCAGTCGACCGTTACCCTCGAGACAGGCCGTATCGCCCGTCAGGCCTCCGGCGCAGTATTGGTCACCGTTGACGACGACGTCAGCGTATTGGTGACCGTAGTCGGTGCCAAGCAAGCAGATCCAGGCAAGGGCTTCTTCCCTCTGTCCGTTCACTACCAGGAAAAGACTTACGCTGCCGGTAAGATCCCTGGCGGTTTCTTCAAGCGCGAAGGCCGTCCTTCCGAGAAAGAAACCCTGACTTCCCGACTGATCGACCGTCCGATCCGTCCGCTGTTCCCAGAAGGCTTCATGAACGAAGTGCAGGTTGTCTGCACCGTCGTTTCCACCAGCAAGAAGACCGATCCGGACATCGCTGCGATGATCGGTACTTCGGCTGCACTGGCCATCTCCGGTATTCCTTTCGATGGCCCGATCGGCGCTGCCCGCGTTGCGTTCCACGAAAGCACCGGCTACCTGCTGAACCCGACTTACGAACAACAGAAAGCTTCGAGCCTGGACATGGTCGTTGCCGGTACGTCGGAAGCCGTTCTGATGGTTGAATCGGAAGCCAAAGAGCTGACCGAAGACCAGATGCTGGGCGCGGTACTGTTTGCTCACGACGAGTTCCAGGTTGTGATCAACGCCGTTAAAGAACTGGCTGCCGAAGCCGCCAAGCCAACCTGGGCCTGGGCTCCACAGCCAGAAGCGACCGCTCTGCTGGGCGCTATCCGTGCCGAGTTCGGCGACGCGATCTCCCAGGCCTACACCATCACCATCAAGGCCGACCGTTACGCTCGCCTGGGTGAGCTGAAAGACCAGGTCGTTGCCAAGCTGTCCGGCGAAGAAGGCCAGCCTTCTTCCAGCGAAGTCAAAGCAGCTTTCGGCGAAATCGAATACCGCACCGTTCGCGAAAACATCGTAAACGGCAAGCCACGTATCGATGGTCGCGACACCAAGACCGTACGTCCTCTGAACATCGAAGTCGGCGTTCTGCCCAAGACCCACGGTTCGGCACTGTTCACCCGTGGCGAAACCCAGGCTCTGGTCGTAGCAACACTGGGCACCGCCCGTGATGCACAACTGCTGGACACCCTGGAAGGCGAGAAAAAAGACCCGTTCATGCTGCACTACAACTTCCCTCCGTTCTCGGTAGGTGAGTGTGGTCGCATGGGTGGCGCTGGTCGTCGCGAAATCGGTCACGGCCGTCTGGCCCGTCGTTCGATTGCTGCGATGCTGCCTGCTGCCGACGTGTTCCCGTACACCATCCGTGTTGTGTCGGAAATCACCGAGTCCAACGGTTCGAGCTCCATGGCTTCGGTCTGCGGCGCTTCCCTGGCCCTGATGGATGCCGGCGTTCCGATGAAAGCACCGGTTGCCGGTATCGCCATGGGTCTGGTTAAAGAAGGCGAGAAATTCGCCATCCTGACCGACATCCTGGGTGACGAAGACCACCTCGGCGACATGGACTTCAAAGTAGCCGGTACCGCCAAAGGTGTTACCGCGCTGCAGATGGACATCAAGATCAAGGGCATCACCGAAGAAATCATGGAAATCGCTCTGGGCCAAGCCCTGGAAGCGCGCCTGAACATCCTCGGTCAGATGAACCAGATCATTGGTCAGTCCCGTACCGAACTGTCGGAAAATGCTCCGACCATGATCGCGATGAAAATCGACACCGACAAAATCCGTGATGTCATCGGTAAAGGCGGCGCGACCATTCGTGCGATCTGTGAAGAGACCAAAGCTTCGATCGACATCGAAGACGACGGCTCGATCAAGATCTTCGGCGAAACCAAGGAAGCTGCTGAAGCTGCACGTCAGCGCGTTCTGGGTATCACCGCAGAAGCTGAAATCGGCAAGATCTACGTCGGTAAGGTTGAGCGTATCGTCGACTTCGGCGCATTCGTCAACATCCTGCCAGGCAAGGACGGTCTGGTTCACATCTCCATGTTGAGCGACGCTCGCGTAGAGAAAGTGACCGACATCCTGAAAGAAGGCCAGGAAGTGGAAGTACTGGTACTGGACGTGGACAACCGCGGCCGTATCAAACTGTCCATCAAAGACGTGGCAGCAGCCAAGGCGTCGGGCGTTTAATCACCCCCGCGACTGACCGCTGAACAACAAGACGCCCCGACTGGTTCGGGGCGTTTTGCTGTGTGCAGGAAAATAAAAGATCACAGTCTTCAAGTTGCCGGACCTCAAACCCGGTGCTAGGTTTAGCCCACACGCCCGTGTAGCTCAGCCGGTAGAGCAGCGCACTCGTAACGCGAAGGTCGCAGGTTCGATTCCTGTCTCGGGCACCAATTCCCCTCTGCTACTTCACCTTCCTGCTCAAATCTTCAACCGTGCGTTTGAGCTGGTCGATGGTCCGATCCTGATCGCTGACCTGGCGCTTGAGGTTCGACAGCTCGCTGGAGCTGGAACTCGAGCTGGACCCGCTACTGCGCTTGAGGTCGTCCACCTGCTTGCTGAGGTTTTTCAGGTCGCTGTCCTGGTCCTTGATCGTGCGCTTGATGTCGGATAAATCACTGTTGTTCGAGCTGGAACTGGAACCACTGCTACGCTTGAGTTCTTCGATCAGACGCGCTTGCTCGTTAATGGTGCGCTTCTGATAGTCCAGTTCGGTGGCATTGGCCTTCACGGTTTTCTGCATGTCCTGCAGGTCATCAACGCTGAAGCCGCTCTTGACCAGTTGGTTATCGTTGTACGAGTTACGAATGGCAGATATTTGATCGTTGTACTGCGCAGGACCGGAGACGATTTCAACGGCGGCCTGAGCCGTGTTGACGAGTGCCAGGTTGCCAAGCAAAGCGGTGGCGAGGAGGGTGGCCGAAAGCGTCGAAAAACTGCGCATCACTGAGGTTCCTTGTGAAGTGCCGGCATGGCACATCGCTATGACGTCAGTTTCGGATTTATGTTCCCGGACCTCACACTGACAGGGCGACCGATAATTTGTGGGATTGATGTAAAGAGCCATGTAAATCGTCAGCCAAACGTCCTATATTCGGAGTCTGACTGAGCACCGCCCAGCAGTTTTCATGATCCAGAATGGTTCTGAAGGCCGGATAAACCGGGCCTGTACCGGTTTACGGCAGAGAGATCCTTGATGATCCAGATCCATCTTCCATTCCCAGATCAGCGAGAACGCCATGACCGTTAAAGAGTTGACCCAGGAAGCCCGACACGAAGAAGCCCTCAGGAAGTACGTGCTCGATGCCCCGCAATTGATGGACGAGATCAAGGACCTGAGTGCCGACGATCAGAAAGACCAGATTCAGTGGGCGTTCGAGGATGAGGCAGAAGCTCAGGGCTTGCAGCCGTGGGAACTGACACTCAAGTACACCTCAAGCCCCGAAGATTTCGAAGCTGCGCGGATTGTCCTGCACAAGGAGGCCGCCGAAGTATTGGGCGTCGAGTGGGATGAGTACTGCGAGATGAACAACCTGGTGGTTTGAAACGAAAACGCCAGCCTTCAGAGGGCTGGCGTTTTTTTGCGCGGCTTTCTCAGAGACTGAGGCGCATCGACAGGTCGACGGCCTTCACGTCCTTGGTCATCGCACCAATCGAAATGTAATCCACCCCGGTCTGCGCAATCGGCAGCAGCGTGCTTTCGTTGATGCCGCCGCTGGCCTCCAGCTTGGCCTTGCCGGCATTCAGGCGCACGGCCTCGCGCATGTCATCCAGGCTCAACTCGTCGAGCATGATGATGTCGGCGCCTGCCGCCAGCGCTTCTTTGAGTTCGTCCAGGCTTTCCACTTCAATCTCCACCGGCTTGCCCGGAGCGATCTTGTGCGCAGCCCTAATGGCTTCAGGGATGCCGCCACAGGCTGCAATATGGTTTTCCTTGATCAGGAAGGCGTCATACAGGCCGATGCGATGGTTGTGGCAACCGCCGCAGGTCACCGCGTACTTTTGCGCCAGACGCAGCCCGGGCAAGGTTTTGCGGGTGTCGAGCAACTTCACCTGAGTCTCGGCGACGAAATCGGCCAGGTGTTGTGCGCGGGTTGCCACGCCGGAGAGCATCTGCAAGAAATTCAGCGCGCTGCGCTCACCAGTCAGTAGCGAGCGGGCCGGGCCTTCGAGGTGAAACAACGGCTGATTCGGTTTCACCCGCTCACCGTCGCGTACCTGCCAATGCACCGCCACTCGTGGGTCCAGTTGCCGGAACACGGCATCGACCCAGGCGGTGCCGGCGATAACGGCGTTATCACGAGTAATGATGGTGGCTTTGGCCAGGCGTTCTGCCGGGATCAGTTGCGCGGTGATGTCGCCGCTGCCGACGTCTTCGAGCAGCGCACGGCGCACGTTGGCTTCGATTTCGGCGGTCAGATCGGCGAGACGTAGATTCGGCATAACGGACTCCACAAACTAAGTGGCTCGATTATAGAGCCATGGCGCGGGGCAACCCAAGGCGTGCGAGGTGTTCACATCGCGCTGAAACCTGCATTTGGTCGATCCGCGTGAGTATCCAGGGCCGGGCCAAGGTCTGCCTTATGTATCTATTTCGACAAGAAACGCAGAGTCTGCTGGCACAGTAGACATCTTTTGCAAGATAATCCGCCTTGCATTTGACGTCATAGCTTTGACGTACCTTTGGATCTCCGATTATTGAATGACAGCGGTTGGGCTTTGCTCCCCGTTGGGCGATGGCTGTGAGGCCTGCGCAGTCGATCTTTTTTTGCCGAACCCGAAGAATCACCGTGACAGGAGGCTTGGATGCACAACGACGGGAATGTAGTGCCTTTGCACAAGGCGGCTACCGATCAGGCGACACATTCGCCGCTCGCCCGCCTGCCTGTGATTCTTCTTCAGGTTCGCGACAAGGCTGTGCAACAGCTGCGCCATGGTTTGCAGGAGTTGTTCGATAATGCCGACGACACCTTGTTCGAAATGGCCGACCGGGC from the Pseudomonas sp. N3-W genome contains:
- the truB gene encoding tRNA pseudouridine(55) synthase TruB: MAQVKRIRRNVSGIILLDKPLGFTSNAALQKVRWLLNAEKAGHTGSLDPLATGVLPLCFGEATKFSQYLLDSDKAYETLAQLGKTTTTADAEGEVLQERPVTVGRADVEAALPGFRGQISQIPPMYSALKRDGQPLYKLARAGEVVEREPRSVTIARLELLAFEGDTARLEVDCSKGTYIRTLVEDIGEQLGCGAYVAELRRTQAGPFTLAQTVTLEELEAVHAEGGNEAVDRFLMPSDSGLLDWPLLQFSEHSSFYWLNGQPVRAPDAPKFGMVRVQDHNGRFIGIGEVSEDGRIAPRRLIRSE
- the rpsO gene encoding 30S ribosomal protein S15, which translates into the protein MALDVQEKAQIVADYQQAVGDTGSPEVQVALLTHNINKLQGHFKANGKDHHSRRGLIRMVNQRRKLLDYLKGKDLGRYQALIGRLGLRR
- the pnp gene encoding polyribonucleotide nucleotidyltransferase; its protein translation is MNPVIKKFQFGQSTVTLETGRIARQASGAVLVTVDDDVSVLVTVVGAKQADPGKGFFPLSVHYQEKTYAAGKIPGGFFKREGRPSEKETLTSRLIDRPIRPLFPEGFMNEVQVVCTVVSTSKKTDPDIAAMIGTSAALAISGIPFDGPIGAARVAFHESTGYLLNPTYEQQKASSLDMVVAGTSEAVLMVESEAKELTEDQMLGAVLFAHDEFQVVINAVKELAAEAAKPTWAWAPQPEATALLGAIRAEFGDAISQAYTITIKADRYARLGELKDQVVAKLSGEEGQPSSSEVKAAFGEIEYRTVRENIVNGKPRIDGRDTKTVRPLNIEVGVLPKTHGSALFTRGETQALVVATLGTARDAQLLDTLEGEKKDPFMLHYNFPPFSVGECGRMGGAGRREIGHGRLARRSIAAMLPAADVFPYTIRVVSEITESNGSSSMASVCGASLALMDAGVPMKAPVAGIAMGLVKEGEKFAILTDILGDEDHLGDMDFKVAGTAKGVTALQMDIKIKGITEEIMEIALGQALEARLNILGQMNQIIGQSRTELSENAPTMIAMKIDTDKIRDVIGKGGATIRAICEETKASIDIEDDGSIKIFGETKEAAEAARQRVLGITAEAEIGKIYVGKVERIVDFGAFVNILPGKDGLVHISMLSDARVEKVTDILKEGQEVEVLVLDVDNRGRIKLSIKDVAAAKASGV
- a CDS encoding DUF6388 family protein, which translates into the protein MTVKELTQEARHEEALRKYVLDAPQLMDEIKDLSADDQKDQIQWAFEDEAEAQGLQPWELTLKYTSSPEDFEAARIVLHKEAAEVLGVEWDEYCEMNNLVV
- the nadC gene encoding carboxylating nicotinate-nucleotide diphosphorylase; translation: MPNLRLADLTAEIEANVRRALLEDVGSGDITAQLIPAERLAKATIITRDNAVIAGTAWVDAVFRQLDPRVAVHWQVRDGERVKPNQPLFHLEGPARSLLTGERSALNFLQMLSGVATRAQHLADFVAETQVKLLDTRKTLPGLRLAQKYAVTCGGCHNHRIGLYDAFLIKENHIAACGGIPEAIRAAHKIAPGKPVEIEVESLDELKEALAAGADIIMLDELSLDDMREAVRLNAGKAKLEASGGINESTLLPIAQTGVDYISIGAMTKDVKAVDLSMRLSL